The genomic DNA ACCTGATTTATTAAATCCACGACTTGGTTAGAAATCAATTAAGATCGGCTACGACTACGTGAAACACTACGTCCAGCTACACCATTGCGACTTTGACTACGGCTCGCTGACTTTCGTCCAACTGGACTCCGTGAAAATTTGCTTCGACGAGCAGGTGAACGGCTACCTGCTGATCGAGATCGAGAACGAGGCGAATATGATCGTCGTCGTGGACTACGTGATCGCCTGCGTGCAGGTGAACGAGAACGGCGTCtaccgccaccaccaccacgtCTGTTGTTTGTTCGTCTGGTTGGAGAAGTTGGACGACCATAACGAGCCATCTGTACACGTAACTCCCTACCGTCAAGCATTCGGCCATCCATAGCCTCTAATGCGTCCTCTGCATCACGTTTGTCATAAAATCTATAAGTAAGTTTATTTTCAATAGAACCAAgtaatataaaaactaaataaaatagcgccaaaaatatttcatcgaATTTAATTGTTGAATTCGTACGTAAACTGACTAGGATTATTTCGTAGACAGTAGTTGCAAAGTGAACACATTTTATATGTGCATTTCACTGAAAGATTATCTTTATTTTAAGATTATCCAAAACAAGCGATATGCAATATTGTTTGGGAATTCCAAGTCTGTTATTAATATGATATTCTCAGTTCTTATTTAAcgtaaatttaatattgtaaatttcGTACGTAAGTTGACTAGGATACATTCGTAGACAACAGTTGCAAAGTGAAATTATTACTATTTGCACGTTCACAGTTAGATTATTTTAAGCAAGAATGAAAATAATCAGCAGAATGTACAGTGCAAGTGGGtttcatacatgcatatatatgtatgtataatttgaGGTTAGGATCATTTCACGCGGCCATGCCCCAGAAAACTTTGGTGCCCATAATTTTATAGCTTTTGTTTTAACAACTTACCTAACAAATGCGAAACCACGACTTTCACGAGTATATCGATCACGGGGTATATAGATATCTCCAACCTCACCACATCGTTCGAATACACGTCTCAAATCCTCCGGTGTTGTGCGATATGTTAAATTATCaacctaaaataaaataaatcacataaaacattatatacaaatatttttcttgcgaATTAAATCCTTTGCCCAATCACACTTCGAATTTTCtactttattaatttcaaactaACCTTAAGGGATATCATTCCATCAATTCTTGGCGGTGGTCGTGCAGAATTATTACCACCTCCactcatttttttttgtctgcttCTGAATAGATATTTGCTTAtttgaaatgaaagaaaatttattcactcAAACAGCATTAATTGAAATTCACACATCAAAGAACTAATATAAAATGGCGTCGTGAAAATGCTACGAATACACGTCCGTTTTAATCATTTAACGAAAAATTAACGAATATATGAGACATCTAACGTTAATTTCATAAGGCTGCTGAATAATAGAGAACGATATAGCCAACTTGATTAAATTTCGcactttttgtgcaatgtttttcaatcatatatttacattaaaatattattttacaacgaagaaaacattttttacacCAAAATATGAACCCATTTTTCACTTCTCCacatttttttcagaaaatcttacatttttaaaattatttatcacCCTATAATCCTAAAGGCATGTTTCTTATACCACGCTGTCCGGTGAATGTTGCTACATGGGTGCAggtaaatttttcttatatgcgTGGCCATTTTAACTGATTTCGTGTTACCGCAAAGGTTTGTAATTTTTGCATGCCTTAATGTAATGCGAATAATTCTCAAAAACAGTTTGGATAATAATCGTTAAGTTGAACTTCACTTCAGTTTGTTTTAAATACTGCATTTGAGAAGTTTGTCATAGAAAAAAGCATTATAATAGAGAACGGTTTGCAAAAGTGGCAAGGAAAAACGTGATTTGTTGAGGTGAATGTAGTGAACGCTAAGAAATTGTGGAACGTTAGGAAAGAGTAACCAGACCTCCCGAAAGCATACAAGTTAATAATCTTTGCAATCAAACAAAGAGAAGTAAAAACGTGTACGGTTCCAAATTCGTGTACGTGTGTGTGCTTGAAAATTTTGTGATAAACGTGGAGGAGGAGAAAAGGTGtctccaataaaataaaaaaatacaccatCTTCGTCATCGAACGAATCTAATATACTTGCGAAGATCAACTAATCCTGAACGATTGTGAGAATAACCAAGAAACACATTTAATAGCAAATATGGCACAGGATAACACGGAGATGGCAACCAAATTTTCCACACTGAATGTGAATGCAGTTGAATTTGTTCCCAGTTATGGTTACAGTAGCGTTGCAGCAAGTGCGGCAGCGGCGGCGGCAGCTGCAGTAACTACAGCCGGTACCACACCAAACGTTGTCCCTATGGAAGCATCATCTCTGCCGGCGTCAGGTAGTGCCACTCCCGCCACAACCCCAGATTCGGCAGGTTCGGGTGGCTCTACAAATGCATTAAATGCCACTGCCGCGGTCGCTACCTTACAAGCGGTACCGCCTGGAACAACAGGAGAAACTCCTGCTGATTCCCCAATGCAAACATCGCCTGTTACAACGCCTTTAGGGGCAGCGCCCATTGAAAACATCAACACCGCAGACAAAATTGCTGCCAACAATGGTAAAGTACTATATCGGCTCCCCAAGAATAGTTAGATTAATAATACATATTCCATATTGAACATATAggtatattcatttatttaaaataaaagtttatttgtaaactttttaagttttatcTGCATGCTCCGTTTGATAGTATATGCAAAGTTTGTAAGTTTTCTTTGCAGTTTTAAATATcagtgtttttattttgttatctaGAGGAATTGACCAGTTGCAAGCAGTTTTTGCTAAAACAAACTCGATTATTAGTTTTGACATATTAACCATAacctcttaaaaaaattttttgtacaaattttatgcattttaaataGCTATATTAAAGTTTTCGCAATAATACTCTAAGTGCATTGCACTACAAGTGacaaattgtgtaaaaaaatttctccatctatttttaactttaaaagcAAACAATGAGTTCGTCTTTCTTTCACATGCTCGCTTTTATAAGTTTTCTCTCCCAGTGGCGGTTGGCTCTTTCTTCCATAAATTTGCGAAAAAATGCTCTATTTTCAACGAGCTAACTTTTAGCTTCTTGACCAAGTCAGTATGCATCTAGCATACATTAAAGCGACGTGTTCCTCtcttaaagcaattttatttttgaagtatagtttataaagttatatacattacaaaaaaaaaaaactaaaaaattacttGTTAATGCATTGTACCTGTACTtaccaatttttacttttcttttctgACCAAATTCGCAAATCTGCTGTTTGTAGTTTCAACCGCTTCTAACCTGTTAATGGTGGTTGTCTAGTTGTTAGCAATTCGAAGTTGCGTACGGCTGTTAGTCAGCGGATAGTTGCATGTGGGCCGGTaccacatttaattttattatatatttgttcaattttatttagtaaattaaatagtgTACCTAAatctatattttattgttgcactCATAATTACATAAAACATATTGTAgttagttttattaaatataaaaaaatgccacgtatgataagaaaaagtaagctagaaaaaaatgtaatataaacCACATTTCTAATCAGCTGTGCATCTATTAAACAACGAGCTGAATACTTGAACACGTAGatctagaaaaaattaaatatgtagctGTTTATTTCTTAatgtacataataaaaaaatattttcgtatagTTTAACAGTtataaataatgttaaattttgacagaaaatgACCCAGCCGATAGTTGGGACGTTGAAGATGATCCTGTCATAACACCGGAAGACGAGGAACCTGACGAAGCTATTGATGATGTTGAAAATGATATTACGcctaaagtttcaaaaaagaaaacaccGAAGGTTGAAGAGTCCCGTAGTAAAAAAGAACATGTTAATGTTGTTTTCATTGGACATGTTGGTATGTGTtgatacaatttaatttttgaaatttgcacAAGCTAAATTTTGGCATTTATCATAACATTATTCATTATAGATGCTGGAAAATCAACAATCGGTGGTCAAATAATGTACCTCACAGGTATGGTTGACAAACGTACACTAGAAAAGTATGAGCGTGAAGCACGGGAGAAGTCGCGCGAAAGCTGGTATCTTTCGTGGGCTTTGGATACAAATCAGGAAGAACGTGACAAGGGAAAAACTGTCGAAGTGGGCAGAGCATTCTTTGAGACAGAGCGTAAACATTTTACTATATTAGATGCACCAGGTCATAAGAGTTTTGTACCCAATATGATTGGTGGTGCTGCTCAAGCTGATCTGGCTGTTTTGGTCATTTCGGCTCGAAAAGGTGAATTCGAAACTGGTTTTGATCGTGGAGGACAAACACGTGAACACGCTATGTTGGCTAAGACTGCTGGTGTTAAGCATTTAGTGGTATTGGTTAATAAAATGGATGATCCCACTGTAAATTGGGATGAAATACGTTACAACGAATGTAGGGACAAGATTCTACCATACCTCAAAAAATTGGGTTTCAACCCTTCAAAGGATTTAACCTTTATGCCTTGCTCTGGTTTGGGCGGAGCTGGTTTACGTGATCCTGTACCAGACGATATTTGCCCCTGGTACGGAGGGCCGGCATTCATACCATTTATTGATCAGTTGCCTTCGCTCAATCGTAACGCAGATGGCCCATTCATAATGCCTATTGTTGACAAATATAAAGATATGGGTACAGTGGTAATGGGAAAAGTAGAATCAGGCACTGCGCGAAAGGGGCAAAACTTATTGGTGATGCCAAACCGGGTAAGTGAAATagtgattaaaattttaataacaaattaaatgattaattaattaatttttttttatttattatttacagacACAAGTGTCAGTGGATCAACTATTCTCTGATGATGATGAAGTTACTTCTGTGGGTCCTGGCGAGAATATCAAAGTTAAACTGAAGGTGTGTATAAAAAGtcttgttatatgtatatttttttcgttgcaaaatatatacatataaaactatttctttGTAATGtgaataataatcaaaaatttatataaataataattaaaaatttctaaatttaataataattaaaatgtatgtataaaaataataattaaaaatttataaaaaaaataataaatataaatttataaataaaaataattaatataaaattataatttttttaaaaatgaaaaatttatagatataaataataattaaaaatttataaaaaaaaataataaatataatttataaataaatataataaatataaatttataaataaaattataattttagtaataattaaaaatttatagatataaataataattaaaaatttataaatttaaataattaaaaatttataaaaaaaaataataaatataaattataaataaatataataaatataaatttataaataaatataataaatataaatttataaataaaattataattttaataataattaaaaatgtatatataggtataaataataattaaaaatttataaatataaataataattaaaaattttcaaatttaataataattataaatttccaTAGGGAATTGAAGAGGAAGATGTTTCACCCGGATTTGTTCTATGCGACGCTACCAACCCAATTAAAACTGGCAAAGTTTTTGACGCGCAAGTCGTTATTTTGGAGCACAAATCCATTATATGCGCTGGTTACTCGGCGGTTATGCATATTCACTGTGCGGCAGAGGAGATTACAGTGAAAGTAAGTTTAATTGTGTAGAAATTTATATTGATTTAACGAGTTTTCCACTTTTAGGCCTTAATTTGTTTGGTTGACAAAAAGACCggcgaaaaatcaaaaacacGTCCAAGATTTGTTAAGCAAGATCAGGTGGCAATTATGCGCATTGAATGTTCCGGAATGATTTGCCTTGAACAATTTAAACTATTCCCACAGATGGGTAGATTTACACTTCGCGACGAAAGTAAGTACCACCAAAatgtaaattacatttttacttattgtattattaatatttttttttttttttgttgaacgCTTACAGACAAAACTATTGCTATTGGCAAGGTATTGAAGGTGATCGAATAAATTGAGCACAGCTAAATTCATCTAAACGCCTTGCTTCtatataagaaacaaaatatatgataaatgaGCAGGATCGGACTCGTTAAACGTAAATCATTAACGCCATTTCACATTAACTAAAAATTACACAGAAGTTGGGCAGAGTAGAGTATGAAAAGGAGTATATAACAAATAACAATACACAAACCTTATAACAATATAAAACGAACGAACACAAGAATATGAAAAGTAaacgtaaatatataattaattatattattgctataattaaatatgaaaaaaaaacaacttatatataattattgattttattattttcggtTAAAGTTGAAATAAGTTCAGTGAAAACGTAAATGTTAAGTAACACGCAAAGGAAAATTTAACAAAGCTGCTGCTAAAAGTAAGCAAcaagtaattttgaaaatgatttttttttacatacatatataaatcgatagaattttaaaatcgaaatactaaagcaaatataaataaattagggCAGTTCCCTTCAATAAGTGAAAATTACCACAAGCTAACTTCATATGTATTGCAACGCGCTAAACGAAAACTAGACCATACATacgaaacaacaacacaatgagCTACGTTCCACAGAATatcagtgaaataaaaaaaatatgatattttagcAATATTTATGGAAATTATCTTTGGCCATGTACCATAAATCTAACAAAGTGGTTATTGGTTACAGTCTAACGTCGACTAGTCTGACAAAGCGGCAGAAAGGTAATactcttacatatatacatatgtatacacacaaaGTTAcctaaataacttaaaaataaatgctgTAAGGTATTTTCTACTCAAATGTTGCCTcgttatttcaacaaatgaacTATATTAGTAGGTTTGcgtaatgtttttgttttttgttatttttttttataaaaagacaTTTTTAGTTTTGCGGCATGTAGACATGATAAGACTGCGTGTTAATCAAAATCTTATGCGTTTCCATGATGAATATGTTTTAGACTGCTTTTGGTAGCAATGCCTAATCAGCATAtaatagctatatatatatttttaaccaacACAAACATTATATGCTTAGTTTATAGAAAGTAAAAAACTACAACTACATGGGATTATATCGGAATGTGCTTTTGTAGTACTTgcataaataatttactttccaatgaattttatttaattttattcacatGTTTTAactaaatgtaatatatttatgaaatttttttttttgttttttagttggTGAAACCATGAAATCAAATTTCGTTGTCACATTATacttatttctatattattaaACGTTGAAAACATATTCAAACAAACGAACAGCATTTATCCTACTGAACATTATAGTAAATAGCAATTAGAAGCAACTTTTATAAAGATTCGAATTTCCTTTTCTTTTGtgttacataaaaatttatatttaaaaatgtatgattGAACTATATCTTTATTAATGTAGGTATGTGAGAATTTCGACTACAtttctaaaaaaacaaaaaaacaaaaataaaaaaataaaaaaacattattattcaaataaaaacgaCATTAATTGCTTTAAAACATTGTAAACTTGTAAACTGAAACGAAATACTGCATACACATTTTCCtcttatttattgaaaaaagaaaaacaaaaaattgaacaCTACAGCTAAAAGAGATGAAAGACATACGCATATTAAATGTCGGTGAAATGTCAATAAAGCGTAAAAATGCTAAACATAAACAActacatttttggtttttaaaacaaagaaGGAAATTAGTTTAATTAGTTTGGGTATATAGTTGCATGTTCAATCTACGACTTGGTCTACATTTTGACCTACTATTCTGATGGCATTTTCGGACAGTGTATGAGATAAGCATTTTGGTGGTCCTGCTGTATGACTTCGCGTATAATAAATAATGGATTATCCATTTCATTTGAAATTGCGTCTCCACACACATGCatagtatgtgcatatatacatacatatatacatacatacatacatatatatatatatacatacatacatatatatatacatagatacaacacatatacaaatttttagctGAATACAGGTAATGTTCGAAGGACtactcaaaattttgatttgtgaCCAAATGCcggctttccaaaaaaaattttttcttttatttaaaagaaatttacatttcagattaccttaaaaaatcgaaattattgtcaaaaaatcGTATTCCATCgctcattacctgacaaatatatctaaaaaaaaagtcgtgtgaaaatttcaagccgaTCGGTCCAGTCCTTTCGGGGAAACATTCCTCGCTGACTCTGAAAACAACGTTTTGGTAGCTGATTAagaggttacatgggtttcacggcttcaaaaaatcgatttttgttattatcttatttaattcCATAACACTTTTGGTGATTCTGTAAGAACTTCTGCTGACAACGCGCAGGCGTTTTTTTCCGTGTTACTACTGGAAATGACGTTATAATGGccgatttttgaatatattcctttgaaacctttcctttgatttcacaaaatctttgtaaactatttatatttgcaataataaaaagtttgagtaaaatatttaattttttatatgaaaagaaattattgaaaagTGGCCGTTTTGTGCTCGAGGAAATCCCTTAAACTATCAttcgtatatttaaaaaaacgatattttgaaatttagtgTTGTATACTTATAACCATAACCTTTTAATGTTGAACTGAATATGAATAACAAGTGGGTATTACTTTTTCCGAAGAAATAAGG from Bactrocera oleae isolate idBacOlea1 chromosome 3, idBacOlea1, whole genome shotgun sequence includes the following:
- the eRF3 gene encoding eukaryotic peptide chain release factor GTP-binding subunit ERF3A isoform X3; the protein is MWAENDPADSWDVEDDPVITPEDEEPDEAIDDVENDITPKVSKKKTPKVEESRSKKEHVNVVFIGHVDAGKSTIGGQIMYLTGMVDKRTLEKYEREAREKSRESWYLSWALDTNQEERDKGKTVEVGRAFFETERKHFTILDAPGHKSFVPNMIGGAAQADLAVLVISARKGEFETGFDRGGQTREHAMLAKTAGVKHLVVLVNKMDDPTVNWDEIRYNECRDKILPYLKKLGFNPSKDLTFMPCSGLGGAGLRDPVPDDICPWYGGPAFIPFIDQLPSLNRNADGPFIMPIVDKYKDMGTVVMGKVESGTARKGQNLLVMPNRTQVSVDQLFSDDDEVTSVGPGENIKVKLKGIEEEDVSPGFVLCDATNPIKTGKVFDAQVVILEHKSIICAGYSAVMHIHCAAEEITVKALICLVDKKTGEKSKTRPRFVKQDQVAIMRIECSGMICLEQFKLFPQMGRFTLRDENKTIAIGKVLKVIE
- the eRF3 gene encoding eukaryotic peptide chain release factor GTP-binding subunit ERF3A isoform X2; the protein is MPRMIRKKNDPADSWDVEDDPVITPEDEEPDEAIDDVENDITPKVSKKKTPKVEESRSKKEHVNVVFIGHVDAGKSTIGGQIMYLTGMVDKRTLEKYEREAREKSRESWYLSWALDTNQEERDKGKTVEVGRAFFETERKHFTILDAPGHKSFVPNMIGGAAQADLAVLVISARKGEFETGFDRGGQTREHAMLAKTAGVKHLVVLVNKMDDPTVNWDEIRYNECRDKILPYLKKLGFNPSKDLTFMPCSGLGGAGLRDPVPDDICPWYGGPAFIPFIDQLPSLNRNADGPFIMPIVDKYKDMGTVVMGKVESGTARKGQNLLVMPNRTQVSVDQLFSDDDEVTSVGPGENIKVKLKGIEEEDVSPGFVLCDATNPIKTGKVFDAQVVILEHKSIICAGYSAVMHIHCAAEEITVKALICLVDKKTGEKSKTRPRFVKQDQVAIMRIECSGMICLEQFKLFPQMGRFTLRDENKTIAIGKVLKVIE
- the SC35 gene encoding serine/arginine-rich splicing factor 2; translation: MSGGGNNSARPPPRIDGMISLKVDNLTYRTTPEDLRRVFERCGEVGDIYIPRDRYTRESRGFAFVRFYDKRDAEDALEAMDGRMLDGRELRVQMARYGRPTSPTRRTNNRRGGGGGRRRSRSPARRRSRSPRRRSYSPRSRSRSAGSRSPARRSKFSRSPVGRKSASRSQSRNGVAGRSVSRSRSRS
- the eRF3 gene encoding eukaryotic peptide chain release factor GTP-binding subunit ERF3A isoform X1 — encoded protein: MAQDNTEMATKFSTLNVNAVEFVPSYGYSSVAASAAAAAAAAVTTAGTTPNVVPMEASSLPASGSATPATTPDSAGSGGSTNALNATAAVATLQAVPPGTTGETPADSPMQTSPVTTPLGAAPIENINTADKIAANNENDPADSWDVEDDPVITPEDEEPDEAIDDVENDITPKVSKKKTPKVEESRSKKEHVNVVFIGHVDAGKSTIGGQIMYLTGMVDKRTLEKYEREAREKSRESWYLSWALDTNQEERDKGKTVEVGRAFFETERKHFTILDAPGHKSFVPNMIGGAAQADLAVLVISARKGEFETGFDRGGQTREHAMLAKTAGVKHLVVLVNKMDDPTVNWDEIRYNECRDKILPYLKKLGFNPSKDLTFMPCSGLGGAGLRDPVPDDICPWYGGPAFIPFIDQLPSLNRNADGPFIMPIVDKYKDMGTVVMGKVESGTARKGQNLLVMPNRTQVSVDQLFSDDDEVTSVGPGENIKVKLKGIEEEDVSPGFVLCDATNPIKTGKVFDAQVVILEHKSIICAGYSAVMHIHCAAEEITVKALICLVDKKTGEKSKTRPRFVKQDQVAIMRIECSGMICLEQFKLFPQMGRFTLRDENKTIAIGKVLKVIE